DNA from Deltaproteobacteria bacterium:
ACCTGTTGTCCGTGGGCGAGATGGCAGGCGTCGTGGTAAGTCACGCGCACCGGCGGCACCGCCGGCGGCGGATCGATCGACACGGTCGCAAGCCATTCGCTGATGTCACGGACATTGGCGCTGAAGCGTCGCGCGCGTTCCGCATACACCGGATCGTCTCGAAGCAGTTCGCCGTATTGCCGCAGCATGGCGCCGCAACCGGCGGCGTTGACGATGATCGCGTCGAGATCCTCCGCAAACGTGTCGATGGTGCGGCGCGCGAAATCGAGCGCCGCCGCGCGCGAACCGTTGTGCAGTGAGAGCGCGCCGCAGCACCGCTGCGTCGCCGGCGCGATGACCGTGCAGCCGTTGTGGGCGAGCACGCGCGCGCTCGCGTGATTGGTCTCACCGAACAGCACCGACGCTACGCAGCCGGTGAGCAAGCCGACGCGCGCGCGTTCCGTGCCTTGCGCCGGGGTGAGCGGCGATAGCCGTGGCGCGGCCTCAGCGGCGGGCAGCAAGGCAGCGGCCGGCATCAACTGCGTGATCGCCGGCCACAGCCCAAGTCTCCGCGCCCAGCGCACCGGTGCGAGCAGCAGGCGCAGGCGCCGTGCGTGCGGAAAGATCCATTCGATCGCGCGCCGGCGCAGGCGATCGCTCACGCCGCGGCGGTGATGCGCTTCGACGAACGAGCGCGCCCCTTCGATCAGCTCGCCGTAGTGAACGCCCGATGGACACGCGGTCTCGCACGCGCGGCAGCCGAGGCAGAGGTCGAGGTGATGGACGACATCCCGCGTCAGCGCGAGCGTGCCGTCGCTGAGTGCGCGCATCAGATGAATGCGCCCGCGCGGCGAATCCATCTCGGTGCCCAACTCGATGTAGGTTGGGCAGGCGTTGAGACACAACCCGCAATGCACGCAGTCGAGGAAGCGCTCGTAGGGGACGAACGGCTTGGGCTTGCTCATATCCCGCCCACGAACCGTCCCGGGCTCAACGTACCGCGCGGATCGAGTTGCCGCTTGATGCCCTCCATCAGCGTCAGCGCGGCCGTGCGGTAACCGAACGGTTCGACCTGCCCGTGTAAGCCGACCGGCAACGAATCGAACACGACCCAACCCCCACGCGCCCGCACTGCGATGCGCAGCCACTCGATGAACAACAAGGCCTGCCCCTCGTCGCCGCGCAGATGCAGGCGGGCGACGCCGTTGCCGGCGTGCGTCACCACAGCGGCCTCGAGTCCGCGCGCGACCGCTTCCGGTGTCAGGCGCGGCAGCAAGCCGGCCAACTCGGTTGGCAGCAAGCTGATGCGCGCGGTCAGCGTCGCCGCTGCCTGGCGCGGGAACTCGCGCAGCCAGTGCGTAAGCTGCGCCGCCTCGCGATCGTCGCATACGCGTGCGGAGCGCCCGCAGTAGTCGACGATGACCGTTTGCTGCGCGTCCAATTCTTCCGCGATGCCGCCGAGAGCGAGCGCGATCCCCCCACTGGTCTGCCCGCACGCCGCCGCCGCCGTGGTGTTCAAGACTTCGACGAATAGCGGCGCCAGCTTCGCATCGAGCAGCGTCAGCGCCAGCTCGGCGGCGTCTTGATCATCGTACGTGGTGATCCACAGCACGCGAGTCTGCTCGGGACACGGACGAATCTTGAACGTGGCCTCGACGATCACGCCGAGAGTGCCGAACGATCCGGCGAACAGCTTGCCGAGGTCGTAGCCGGCGACGTTCTTGACGACGCGTCCGCCGGCTTTCGCAATCGAGCCGTCGGCGAGCACGACGGTGATGCCGATCAGCAGGTCCCGCACCTTACCTTGCGACAAGCGCAGCGGCCCGTTGAGATCGGCGGCAATGAGTCCACCGATGGTAACCTGCTCGGCCAACGGCGGATCGAGTGGCAACCACTGTCGTGCTTGCGCCAGCGCCGTGTTCAACGCGCCGAGGGTGACGCCGGCCTCGACCGTAACCGTCATGTCGGCGGCTTCATGCGCGACGATGCGCGCCAGACGCTGCAGCGACAACGCGATGTCATATTGCGCCGGCGGCGCGCCGACGCGCAGGTGCGTGGCATTGCCGACCGGTATGACGGCCCAATCGCGCTTGGTGGCGAACGCGAGTAATTCGCCGACCTGCTCGATCTGCAACGGCCGGACCACGCACGCGGGCGCGCCGCCCGCGATCGTGAACGCCGCGGTATCGTCGCTGACCGCATCGGCGCCGAAGCGCGCGCGCAGAGCGGCGATCAGTTCGCGCGCGTGATCGGATGTCGGCACGGGGTCCGGCTCCATCACATCGCGGCGCGACGCATCGGGCGCGTGGTTTCCACGCACACGCCGGGGGTGGGAAAGATCTTGCCTGGGTTGCTGCGCAGGGTGGGATCGAACACTTTTCGAAGCTGCTGCATCACCAGCAAGTCGGTCGGACTGAAGATCAGCGGCATCTGCTGGATCTTCTCAACGCCGATGCCGTGTTCACCGGTGACGCTGCCACCAAGTGCCACACACGCTTCGAGGATCTCGCGGCCGGCGGCGAGCACGCGCTCGACCTCATCGGCGTTACGTTCGTCATAGAGCAGGATCGGATGAATGTTGCCGTCGCCGGCGTGGAAGACGTTGGCGATGCGCAACCGATAGTGCACGCCGATGCGGGTGATCGCTCGCAGGATGTCGGGCAGCTTGGTGCGCGGCACGACGCCGTCTTGCGTGCAGTAACTCGGCGCCAGGCGCCCGACCGCGCCAAAGGCCCGTTTGCGACTCTTCCACAGCGCGGCGCGCTCGGCCTCGTCTTTCGCCACCTTCACTTCGCGGGAGTGATTGGCGCGGCAGATCTCCACGACCTGCTGGGCCTGCCGCTCCAGGCCGGCCGCAAGCCCGTCGAGTTCGATGATGAGCACTGCGCCCGCGTCGGTGGGAAAGCCGAAGTGGTACGCCGCCTCGATGGCTTCGACGATCAGCCGGTCCATCATTTCGAGCGCGGCCGGCACGATGCCGGCGGCGATGATGCCGGAGACCGTTTGCGTTGCGTCGTTCACCGATTCGAACACCGCCAGCAGTGTCTTCCACGACTCCGGTTGGCGCGACAGACGCAACGTGGCCTGGGTGACGATGCCAAACGTGCCCTCGCTGCCGACGGTAAGGCCGACGAGGTCGTAGCCGGGCACGTCTTCGACTGCGCCGCCGAGCTGTACAATTTCACCGCTCGGCAACACCAGTTCGAGCCCGAGCACGTGATTGGTGGTGACGCCGTACTTCAGCGTATGCGGGCCGCCGGAATTTTCGGCGACGTTGCCACCGATGGTGCACGCCTGTTGGCTCGATGGATCGGGGGCGTAGTACAAGCCGCGGCTCTTCACTTCGTTGGTGACCGCGAGATTGGCGACGCCGGCTTCGACGGTGGCGCGACGGTTGGCGAAGTCGATGGCGACGATCCGCTTCATCCGGCTGGTGCAGACCATCACCGGCGCGTCAATCGGCAGGCAGCCGCCGCTCAGACCGGTGCCGGCGCCACGCGGAACAAACGCGATACGCTCGCTGTGCAACACCGTGAGAATGGCGGCGACTTCGGCGGTCGACTTCGGCAACACGACCACCTGCGGCGTGCTCCTTTCCAGCGTGTAGCCGTCGCACTCGTACACGCGCAGCTCACTGTCGCGCGCGATCACCCCGTCGGCGCCGACGATGTCGCGCAACTGTTCGATCACTCCGGCTGACAGCATGCTTTGACACGCTTACCCACCCCCCGATAAAAGCTCAAGCGCAGCTCGGAGGATCATGAAGACTTACGCGTCACCGCCATTGCGGACCTTACTCGGTCCCGGACCCAGCATGGTGCATCCGCGAGTGCTGCGCGCGCTCAGCATGCCGCTGGTCGGCCACCTCGATCCGGCGTTCCTCGACATCATGGAGGAGAGCAAGCGACTGCTGCGTGCCGTGTTTCAAACTCAGAACGAGCTGACGATTCCCATCTCCGGTACCGGCAGCGCCGGAATGGAAGCGTGCCTGGTGAATCTGATCGAGCCAGGCGACGAAGTGATCGTCGGGGTCAACGGCGTTTTCGGCACACGCATGACCGACATCGTCGGACGTTGCGGCGGCACCGTGGTGAAGGTCGAGGCGCCGTGGGGGCGCATCATCGATCCGGCGGACATTGCGGCCGCGCTCAAGCGCAGCAAGGCGCCCAAGCTGGTGGTCGTGGTGCACGCCGAGACCTCGACCGGCGCGTGGCAGCCGCTCGATGACATCAGTACGCTGACCCACGCAGCCGGCGCGTTGTTCGCCGTCGACGCGGTCACTTCGCTCGGCGGCTGCCCGGTGCGTCTCGACGAGTGGAGCGTCGACGCTTGCTACAGCGGCACGCAGAAGTGTTTGAGCTGTCCGCCCGGCCTGTCGCCGATTTCGTTCAGCCCACGCGCGCTCGACGCGCTCAAGCGCCGCAAGACCAAGGTGCAGAGTTGGTACCTCGACCTGACCATGATCGCGCAGTACTGGGGCGAGGAGCGCGTCTACCATCACACCGCACCGATCTCGATGAACTACGCGTTGCTCGAAGCGCTGCGACTGGTCGATGAGGAAGGCCTCGAAGCGCGCTGGCGCCGGCACGAACGCAATCACCGCGCGCTCAAGGCGGGCCTGGCGGCGATTGGCATCGAGTTGGCGTCGCAAGAGGGGCATCAACTGTGGATGCTCAACAGCGTGCGCATCCCTGATGGAGTGGACGACGCGGCGGTGCGGCGCGCGCTGCTCGATGAGTTCAGCATCGAGATCGGCGGCGGGCTGGGCGCGTTGAAAGGCAAGACCTGGCGCATCGGTCTGATGGGCGAATCGAGCACCGCCGCCAACGTCCTCACGGTGCTCAGCGCGCTCGAGCAATTGCTGCCGCGGCACGGCTACCGCGTAACGGCCGGCGCGGCGGTGGCGGCGGCGAGCGGCGTGTACGCGAAGCCGTGACCCACTTCCGCTCGCAGTTAGTCTCCTTCGGACTCTCACTCGGACTGTTGCTGCCGCAGTGCACGTTGGTCGAGCACGTGGCGTCGCAAAAATCGGCGGCGCTGCGCCCGCTGTCGCGCGACGAGTGCCGCACTGAGTTGATTGATCAGGCCGATCTCTCGACCGTGCCGCGAGCGGCCGAACAGAGTCTGGAGTACTACCGGCGGCTGCCGGAAGATCGCGCGCTACCGCTGCTCGATCGCACCGTCAGCGTGCGCGGGCTGCGCAGCGTCATCGAGTCGCTGTTCGCTCAGCCGCTCAAGCCAGGCGACGTCGCGGCACTGTGCGACCGCTTTGTACTGACCAAGGCGACGCCGTCGCAGCCGCTGTTGGTCACCGGTTACTACGAACCCGAGTTGGAAGCGCGGCGGCGGCGCGGCGGACGCTTTCGCTATCCGTTGTACGCATTGCCCGACGATCTGGTGGAGGTCGAGCTATCCACGTTCTGCCCGACGTGTGGAGACAAACGCGGGGTCGGTCGCGTGCGCGACGGGCAGTTGGTGCCGTACTGCAGCCGCGCCGAGATCGACGCCGGTGCCATCGACGGCCACGCGGCAGTGATCGCGTGGCTCGATGATCCGGTCGAAGTTTTCGTTCTACATTTGCAGGGATCGGCGCTGCTGCACTTCGACGACGGAGTCCATGTCCACATCAGCGTCAACGGCTCCAATGGCCGGCCGTACACCAGCATTAGCCGCGCGTTAGTCGACGCTGGCAAGTTGTCGGCCGAGCACGTGTCGCTGGCATCGCTCAAGGACTATCTGCGCGCGCACGCCGACGAGCGCGACGCGCTGGTGCAGCGCAACGAGCGCTACATATTCTTTCGCACCGTGCCGGCGGGGCCGGTCGGCAGCCTGGCGGTGCCGTTGACCGCGGGGCGATCGCTCGCCGCCGATGCGCACATCTATCCGACGGGCGCGCTGGTCCTGTTGAAGACCGCGAGTGAAGGTGGCGCGGCAGGGCTATCGCGGCTCGCCTTCGTGCAAGACACGGGCGCCACCATCACGGGCGATCACCGCCTCGACGTATTCTGGGGCACGGGCGATACCGCCGCCGCAATCGCCAGCGGAATGCGCGCACCGGGGGAGTTGTATTTTCTGCTGCCGCGGTAACACAGTGCCCGGCTGTCTGTCTTACGAAGGATCACCGTTCGGAAGATTTCGTACTTCAGACCGAACGCTGCCGAAGTCGGGTCGGTCGCCAGGGGCCTCAGTGAGGGTTGCCGACGTTGATCCCGAGGCTCCCAGTCATGGCTTTCACGGAGGCTGGAGGCTGGCCGAGGAGGTCGCTGGCGTTGGGGCCTTGCGCGATGCCGCCCGCGCCGTTGTTCGCCAAGCCGATCGGCTCTGGACCAGCGGCAAGGACGGGGCCGCGATCCGGCTGTGGTACACCCGCCCCTGCAACGATTTGATGACCAGTGCTCAAACCGGCCGCACCGATGCTGATGAAATCGGTGCCCTGCAAGTATCGTTTGAAGGTCTTGTCATCCAATTTCTCAGGCTCGCTCGGCAGTCCGCCGGCCGGAACGTTGGTCGCCTCACTTGCCGTGATCAATACGCCGGGCCCGGTAGGGTCCGCCGCGCTGTGGACGGAGACGGCCCCAGTGATCCCGATGACCTCGGTCAAGTCAGTTTCGGGATCGTAAGTCATCAGAAACTCGGTGCCGCGGACCCCGGCTACGGCAGTCGAGGACTTGACTTCGAATCTCGTGCCCAGCCGGCCATAGTAGGAGTTGACCAGCGCGTGCACCTTGCCCTGGAGGAGACCGAACGCCGAATCCGCCTCACCCTCCTTCGAGTTGAAAACCTGTCGGTCGACGGTCAGGTGCGAATCATCGCTCAGGATGATCACACTGTCGTCCTGGAAGACGACTTTGAGGTGGCCTGGCCGGCCGGTGCGAAGCTCGTCCTTCTCCTGGATCGGTGCGCCGACGGTCGCGGGTGTCCATTCCTCATCCCGACCGATCTCGGCGCTGCCTTCCATCGCGGCCACCGTACCGATCTCTGTGGCCGCTGCCGGCAGAGCAATAGCGATGAGTAGCGTGAAGGTCGCGAGAAGTCTGACCCGTCGCATTCTGCGTATTTCAAGATGACCCATGGGCTAATACCTCCCCTCGATGCCGAGTGACACGATCTGGCGATCGTATTCGTAAGACGGATTGTTGGAGCCGTTGAAGTCCGCCAAGAACGCGGCTGTCAAAGCCACGTGCTCCCACAGCTCGCGACGCGCGGCCAGAATGACCACGTGCTCGTTATCGCGGCGCCGGTTACCCGATGGGGTAAACATCCCGCTTTCTTCTGCGTACACCTCGTGACGGAACGAATACGTCAGCACCGTTGTCACGTCAGCCGGCAACGGTAGGCCGACCCCCACGTTCACTTCGTCGCCGTGGTAGCCGAAGCTTTCAGCGGCCGCCTCGGTGAACTCGCCTT
Protein-coding regions in this window:
- a CDS encoding alanine--glyoxylate aminotransferase family protein; the encoded protein is MKTYASPPLRTLLGPGPSMVHPRVLRALSMPLVGHLDPAFLDIMEESKRLLRAVFQTQNELTIPISGTGSAGMEACLVNLIEPGDEVIVGVNGVFGTRMTDIVGRCGGTVVKVEAPWGRIIDPADIAAALKRSKAPKLVVVVHAETSTGAWQPLDDISTLTHAAGALFAVDAVTSLGGCPVRLDEWSVDACYSGTQKCLSCPPGLSPISFSPRALDALKRRKTKVQSWYLDLTMIAQYWGEERVYHHTAPISMNYALLEALRLVDEEGLEARWRRHERNHRALKAGLAAIGIELASQEGHQLWMLNSVRIPDGVDDAAVRRALLDEFSIEIGGGLGALKGKTWRIGLMGESSTAANVLTVLSALEQLLPRHGYRVTAGAAVAAASGVYAKP
- a CDS encoding FAD-binding oxidoreductase, with amino-acid sequence MPTSDHARELIAALRARFGADAVSDDTAAFTIAGGAPACVVRPLQIEQVGELLAFATKRDWAVIPVGNATHLRVGAPPAQYDIALSLQRLARIVAHEAADMTVTVEAGVTLGALNTALAQARQWLPLDPPLAEQVTIGGLIAADLNGPLRLSQGKVRDLLIGITVVLADGSIAKAGGRVVKNVAGYDLGKLFAGSFGTLGVIVEATFKIRPCPEQTRVLWITTYDDQDAAELALTLLDAKLAPLFVEVLNTTAAAACGQTSGGIALALGGIAEELDAQQTVIVDYCGRSARVCDDREAAQLTHWLREFPRQAAATLTARISLLPTELAGLLPRLTPEAVARGLEAAVVTHAGNGVARLHLRGDEGQALLFIEWLRIAVRARGGWVVFDSLPVGLHGQVEPFGYRTAALTLMEGIKRQLDPRGTLSPGRFVGGI
- a CDS encoding MltA domain-containing protein gives rise to the protein MTHFRSQLVSFGLSLGLLLPQCTLVEHVASQKSAALRPLSRDECRTELIDQADLSTVPRAAEQSLEYYRRLPEDRALPLLDRTVSVRGLRSVIESLFAQPLKPGDVAALCDRFVLTKATPSQPLLVTGYYEPELEARRRRGGRFRYPLYALPDDLVEVELSTFCPTCGDKRGVGRVRDGQLVPYCSRAEIDAGAIDGHAAVIAWLDDPVEVFVLHLQGSALLHFDDGVHVHISVNGSNGRPYTSISRALVDAGKLSAEHVSLASLKDYLRAHADERDALVQRNERYIFFRTVPAGPVGSLAVPLTAGRSLAADAHIYPTGALVLLKTASEGGAAGLSRLAFVQDTGATITGDHRLDVFWGTGDTAAAIASGMRAPGELYFLLPR
- a CDS encoding FAD-binding protein; its protein translation is MLSAGVIEQLRDIVGADGVIARDSELRVYECDGYTLERSTPQVVVLPKSTAEVAAILTVLHSERIAFVPRGAGTGLSGGCLPIDAPVMVCTSRMKRIVAIDFANRRATVEAGVANLAVTNEVKSRGLYYAPDPSSQQACTIGGNVAENSGGPHTLKYGVTTNHVLGLELVLPSGEIVQLGGAVEDVPGYDLVGLTVGSEGTFGIVTQATLRLSRQPESWKTLLAVFESVNDATQTVSGIIAAGIVPAALEMMDRLIVEAIEAAYHFGFPTDAGAVLIIELDGLAAGLERQAQQVVEICRANHSREVKVAKDEAERAALWKSRKRAFGAVGRLAPSYCTQDGVVPRTKLPDILRAITRIGVHYRLRIANVFHAGDGNIHPILLYDERNADEVERVLAAGREILEACVALGGSVTGEHGIGVEKIQQMPLIFSPTDLLVMQQLRKVFDPTLRSNPGKIFPTPGVCVETTRPMRRAAM
- a CDS encoding FecR domain-containing protein, whose amino-acid sequence is MRRVRLLATFTLLIAIALPAAATEIGTVAAMEGSAEIGRDEEWTPATVGAPIQEKDELRTGRPGHLKVVFQDDSVIILSDDSHLTVDRQVFNSKEGEADSAFGLLQGKVHALVNSYYGRLGTRFEVKSSTAVAGVRGTEFLMTYDPETDLTEVIGITGAVSVHSAADPTGPGVLITASEATNVPAGGLPSEPEKLDDKTFKRYLQGTDFISIGAAGLSTGHQIVAGAGVPQPDRGPVLAAGPEPIGLANNGAGGIAQGPNASDLLGQPPASVKAMTGSLGINVGNPH
- a CDS encoding 4Fe-4S dicluster domain-containing protein, with translation MSKPKPFVPYERFLDCVHCGLCLNACPTYIELGTEMDSPRGRIHLMRALSDGTLALTRDVVHHLDLCLGCRACETACPSGVHYGELIEGARSFVEAHHRRGVSDRLRRRAIEWIFPHARRLRLLLAPVRWARRLGLWPAITQLMPAAALLPAAEAAPRLSPLTPAQGTERARVGLLTGCVASVLFGETNHASARVLAHNGCTVIAPATQRCCGALSLHNGSRAAALDFARRTIDTFAEDLDAIIVNAAGCGAMLRQYGELLRDDPVYAERARRFSANVRDISEWLATVSIDPPPAVPPVRVTYHDACHLAHGQQVREQPRALLRAIPGVELIELPESELCCGSAGSFNLTEPAMAARLQSRKIGHIEDTGAAVVVAANPGCILQIQSGLAQRGRHITVRHPVEALDRAYRGLPLAD